The Paenibacillus sp. YPG26 genome includes a window with the following:
- the trpA gene encoding tryptophan synthase subunit alpha, which yields MNLMDQKFAELRAAGRTALIPFLTVGDPDLDTTVDLIVQMEAAGADVLELGVPYSDPLADGPVIQRASERALTNSSVTVGACIDVAVQARQRGVKIPFVLFTYFNPVLQIGLETFFQQLAEHEISGLIIPDLPIEESEEVLALADAAGISLVPLVAPTSNERITRILSNARGFIYCVSSLGVTGERSSFHEGVEQFIHEVKSRTDLPVAVGFGISSREQVERFSAICDGVVVGSAIVRTIEETIPLLADSENRDKGLLQIRDFVAQLKV from the coding sequence ATGAATCTGATGGATCAGAAATTTGCCGAGCTGAGGGCGGCGGGTCGTACCGCCCTTATTCCCTTCTTGACTGTGGGCGATCCGGATCTGGATACCACCGTGGACTTGATTGTGCAGATGGAGGCGGCGGGTGCGGACGTCCTGGAGCTGGGTGTGCCTTACTCGGATCCTCTTGCAGATGGCCCCGTAATCCAGCGGGCTTCAGAGCGCGCGCTTACCAATTCCTCGGTAACGGTTGGAGCCTGTATCGATGTTGCCGTGCAAGCAAGACAGCGTGGGGTTAAGATTCCTTTTGTTCTGTTCACTTACTTTAACCCAGTCCTGCAGATCGGGCTGGAGACCTTCTTCCAGCAGCTCGCAGAGCACGAGATCAGCGGGTTGATCATTCCGGATCTGCCTATCGAGGAATCGGAGGAAGTGCTGGCTCTGGCCGATGCCGCCGGAATTAGCCTGGTGCCGCTAGTAGCACCTACTTCGAATGAGCGTATTACCCGCATATTAAGCAATGCACGTGGATTCATTTATTGTGTCTCCTCTTTGGGAGTCACTGGGGAACGCAGCTCCTTCCACGAGGGCGTGGAGCAATTTATTCATGAGGTTAAGTCCCGCACGGATCTTCCGGTTGCAGTAGGGTTCGGGATATCGAGCCGTGAGCAGGTGGAGCGCTTCTCAGCTATATGTGACGGTGTCGTGGTAGGAAGTGCCATTGTCCGCACCATTGAAGAGACAATTCCACTGCTCGCGGATTCCGAGAATAGAGACAAAGGTCTGTTGCAAATTCGTGATTTTGTGGCACAATTGAAAGTCTAG
- the hisC gene encoding histidinol-phosphate transaminase: MQPKPQIVNLPVYQPGKPVEEVKRELGLDEVVKLASNENPYGASPKAKAAIEQELSQISVYPDGSAAELTSVLAGHLGVNRDQIIFGCGSDEVIALITRAFLLPGEENIMADQTFSVYKSNADIEGAVSIEVPLVDGTHDLNAMLQAVTERTKIVWICNPNNPTGTIVSHTDVVNFLNEIPEHVLVILDEAYAEFVTDSSYPDSLSLLSKYPNLMILRTFSKIYGLASLRIGYGVGHPNVVRLINQVREPFNTSRLAQAAAKAALTDHEFIAACRAKNRSGIEYLSAEFARLGLQHFPAHGNFILVHVQRSGREVFQSLLKLGVIVRAGFGKYPDYIRVSVGTPDENTKFIAALEQVLAIQEQPVTAE, from the coding sequence ATGCAGCCAAAACCACAGATTGTAAATCTCCCAGTATATCAGCCGGGCAAGCCGGTTGAAGAAGTGAAGAGAGAGCTCGGGCTTGACGAAGTTGTCAAACTGGCTTCCAACGAGAATCCCTACGGTGCTTCTCCGAAAGCCAAGGCTGCCATTGAACAGGAGTTAAGCCAAATAAGCGTATATCCGGATGGAAGTGCTGCAGAGCTGACCAGCGTTCTAGCAGGCCATCTTGGTGTGAACCGGGATCAGATTATATTTGGCTGCGGTTCCGATGAGGTCATCGCTCTGATTACACGCGCCTTTTTGCTGCCTGGTGAAGAGAATATTATGGCGGATCAGACTTTCTCGGTATACAAAAGCAATGCGGATATTGAAGGTGCTGTGAGTATTGAAGTGCCTCTGGTGGACGGAACGCATGATCTGAACGCCATGCTGCAAGCGGTGACTGAACGCACCAAGATTGTCTGGATCTGCAATCCGAACAATCCAACCGGGACAATCGTATCTCATACGGACGTTGTTAATTTCTTAAATGAAATACCGGAACATGTCCTAGTAATACTGGATGAGGCTTATGCGGAGTTTGTAACGGATTCTTCGTACCCAGACAGCCTTAGCCTGCTCAGCAAATATCCGAACCTGATGATTCTACGTACATTTTCGAAGATCTATGGACTTGCATCACTTCGTATCGGTTATGGAGTCGGGCATCCGAATGTGGTTAGGCTGATTAATCAGGTGCGTGAGCCTTTTAACACCTCCAGATTGGCACAAGCTGCAGCTAAAGCGGCCTTGACCGACCATGAATTCATTGCTGCTTGCCGTGCTAAGAACCGAAGCGGGATCGAATATTTGTCTGCTGAATTTGCCCGGCTTGGACTTCAGCACTTCCCGGCACATGGCAACTTTATCTTAGTTCATGTGCAGAGATCTGGTCGTGAAGTATTCCAGTCTCTTCTGAAGCTGGGAGTTATCGTGCGCGCTGGCTTCGGTAAATATCCGGATTATATCCGTGTAAGTGTCGGTACACCGGATGAGAATACTAAATTTATTGCTGCACTGGAGCAGGTTCTTGCAATCCAGGAACAGCCGGTTACTGCGGAATAA
- a CDS encoding prephenate dehydrogenase encodes MTIKIAIFGVGLIGGSLALSFKGKPGITVIGHSHRAESLQQVKDRGVVDMATLSIEEAAVDADFIFLCVPVSQLEPYLHTLSTLKLKPGCIITDVGSTKASVAACAEAITLPGVYFIGGHPMAGSERSGVAAASTFLFENAYYVLTPSSNVPEEAYKRLEDLLVHTKAHIVRVEPGLHDEIVGAISHLPHIIAVALVNQVCDYNHENPLYRQLAAGGFRDITRIASSDPVIWRDILLSNREVLLKLLKDWKIHMDEFLELLENEDGAGIVKAFDKANRFRSELPERRKGAITSLYDLYIDVPDTPGVIGHIATELGIRQINLSNMQIIESREDVPGVMRLSFRQEKDMELAKEHLLTLGYTVYL; translated from the coding sequence ATGACTATTAAAATTGCAATCTTTGGTGTAGGCCTGATCGGGGGCTCTCTTGCACTTAGCTTCAAAGGAAAACCGGGGATCACGGTGATTGGTCACAGCCACCGTGCTGAATCCTTGCAGCAGGTTAAGGATCGAGGTGTCGTTGATATGGCCACGCTCTCAATTGAAGAAGCGGCTGTTGACGCTGATTTTATATTCTTATGTGTGCCGGTAAGTCAGCTCGAACCTTATTTACATACGCTTAGCACCTTGAAGCTGAAACCCGGATGCATCATTACGGATGTGGGGAGTACCAAAGCCTCGGTGGCTGCGTGTGCTGAAGCGATCACACTTCCCGGTGTTTATTTCATCGGCGGGCATCCCATGGCTGGATCGGAGAGATCAGGTGTAGCAGCAGCTTCTACGTTCTTGTTCGAGAATGCTTATTACGTGCTGACTCCGTCATCCAATGTACCGGAAGAAGCCTACAAGCGGCTGGAAGACCTGCTGGTCCACACAAAAGCACATATCGTGCGTGTCGAGCCAGGGCTTCATGATGAGATTGTAGGCGCCATCAGTCATCTTCCGCATATTATCGCTGTAGCCCTTGTTAATCAGGTCTGCGACTATAATCATGAGAATCCGCTGTACCGGCAGTTGGCTGCGGGAGGATTTCGGGATATTACAAGAATTGCATCAAGTGATCCGGTGATCTGGCGGGATATACTACTCAGCAACAGAGAAGTGCTGCTGAAGCTGCTTAAGGACTGGAAGATACATATGGATGAATTTCTTGAGCTGCTCGAGAATGAGGACGGTGCAGGTATTGTAAAAGCCTTCGACAAAGCCAACCGTTTCCGCAGTGAATTGCCTGAGCGCCGAAAAGGGGCTATAACCTCCTTGTATGATCTGTATATTGATGTCCCGGATACGCCGGGTGTCATTGGCCATATAGCTACTGAGCTGGGGATTCGGCAGATCAATCTCAGCAATATGCAGATTATTGAGAGCCGTGAGGATGTACCAGGAGTTATGCGTTTGTCTTTCAGACAGGAGAAGGATATGGAGCTTGCGAAGGAGCATCTGTTAACCCTGGGATATACCGTCTACCTGTGA
- a CDS encoding MOSC domain-containing protein, whose translation MGNAVIRSINVGTPQQMQYNKKAILSGIFKQQVEEPLFLSRLNLEGDRQADLKFHGGPDKAICVYAYEHYPYWESLLERSLVPGAFGENLTIEGLVEKDVCIGDIFKFGEATVQISQPRQPCYKLSARYGIPEIPVKMQETGYTGFYLRVLQEGHVSREDGLIRLSSDPLGITVAFANRVMHQDKGNLEAAQRILEVEALSSSWRATFEKRLNGIERDTSERLTGQS comes from the coding sequence ATGGGCAATGCTGTAATTCGTTCGATCAATGTAGGGACCCCGCAGCAGATGCAGTATAACAAGAAGGCAATACTAAGCGGGATATTCAAACAGCAGGTAGAAGAGCCCCTGTTCTTATCCCGTCTCAATCTGGAGGGAGACAGACAGGCGGATCTTAAATTTCATGGCGGCCCTGACAAGGCCATATGTGTCTACGCATATGAACACTATCCATACTGGGAGAGTCTTCTGGAACGTTCTCTTGTCCCAGGGGCGTTTGGTGAGAATCTGACCATAGAGGGGCTCGTAGAGAAGGATGTCTGTATTGGTGATATCTTCAAATTCGGCGAAGCGACCGTCCAAATCAGTCAGCCACGACAACCCTGCTATAAGCTCTCAGCGAGGTATGGCATACCGGAGATCCCCGTTAAAATGCAGGAGACCGGATATACCGGATTCTATCTCCGTGTACTACAGGAGGGTCATGTCAGCCGTGAGGATGGATTAATACGACTTTCCTCAGATCCGCTAGGGATAACGGTTGCTTTTGCCAATCGCGTCATGCATCAAGACAAAGGGAATCTCGAAGCCGCCCAGCGGATCCTTGAAGTGGAAGCCTTGTCGTCCAGCTGGCGGGCAACCTTTGAGAAGCGGCTAAATGGAATTGAGAGGGACACAAGCGAGCGGCTGACAGGACAAAGCTGA
- a CDS encoding RNA polymerase sigma factor has product MTDSQMIRDIKEGNTELYSELMHRYQRKILAFIYHMLKSAQLELLAEDLCSETFYKAFRSLHSFREVDASFSTWLYTIARNTVLSEMRKQKTGLISLDESGYTPAAPPDIVPEQAILRNERVGMVREAINNLPEKQRSALILREYDQLDYQEISSILGQSVSAIKSLLFRARSSVKSQLEPYFYEPIYEQFEGMKSR; this is encoded by the coding sequence ATGACGGATTCCCAAATGATTCGAGATATCAAGGAAGGCAACACAGAGCTCTATTCTGAATTAATGCACAGGTATCAACGCAAGATTCTCGCATTTATTTATCATATGCTTAAGAGCGCTCAATTGGAGCTGCTTGCTGAAGACCTTTGTTCCGAGACATTTTACAAGGCATTTCGAAGTCTGCACTCATTCCGGGAAGTTGACGCTTCCTTCTCCACATGGCTGTATACCATTGCCCGTAATACGGTATTAAGTGAAATGCGTAAGCAGAAGACAGGACTTATTTCGCTCGATGAGAGTGGATATACCCCGGCAGCACCTCCGGATATTGTCCCTGAGCAGGCGATATTACGCAACGAACGGGTCGGTATGGTTAGGGAAGCAATTAACAATCTTCCGGAGAAGCAGCGCAGTGCCCTTATACTTAGAGAATACGATCAGCTTGATTACCAGGAGATATCCTCGATACTCGGTCAAAGTGTCAGCGCAATTAAGTCATTGTTATTTCGTGCCCGCAGCAGTGTTAAGAGCCAGCTTGAGCCCTATTTTTACGAACCGATCTATGAGCAATTTGAAGGGATGAAAAGCAGATGA
- a CDS encoding zf-HC2 domain-containing protein — MNCREAQESFGLIWDVAADDPRRKNLEWHVLGCEDCAAEYEIWKETQDIIHNLQIDIQPGQAERVNRAVMDRIYAESPWLAPGGPESRKTSQLLRRRMALWIAGFLTIFICSLLYFMIPTTSEVQPPTGNHSGLLPVAIAGTDTVMNTDHVYDMPDVSRGIIDPLIVKMSPAYPQYWMLLSMLALGLGLFSWRGLRHIRR; from the coding sequence ATGAATTGTCGTGAAGCCCAAGAAAGCTTTGGCTTGATATGGGACGTTGCAGCAGACGACCCGCGGCGCAAAAATCTGGAGTGGCATGTACTCGGCTGTGAGGACTGTGCGGCGGAATATGAGATATGGAAAGAAACTCAGGACATCATACATAATCTGCAGATTGATATTCAGCCAGGGCAAGCGGAGAGAGTGAACCGTGCGGTCATGGACCGTATTTACGCGGAGTCTCCATGGCTTGCGCCCGGCGGTCCTGAGTCAAGAAAGACTTCTCAATTGCTAAGGCGGCGAATGGCTTTATGGATAGCGGGCTTTCTTACTATTTTCATATGTAGTCTGCTCTATTTCATGATTCCAACTACTTCGGAAGTGCAGCCGCCCACCGGGAACCATTCAGGCTTGCTCCCTGTTGCCATTGCTGGCACCGATACGGTAATGAATACGGATCATGTCTATGACATGCCCGATGTATCCAGGGGGATTATAGACCCGTTAATTGTCAAAATGAGCCCCGCTTATCCACAGTACTGGATGCTGCTGTCGATGTTGGCCTTGGGCCTGGGTCTCTTCTCTTGGCGAGGGTTAAGACATATACGAAGATAA
- a CDS encoding histidine phosphatase family protein: MLVGLIRHGLTDWNALGKIQGQSDIPLNEEGRRQASLLARRLKDEPYKWDFVITSGLSRAQESGEIIAAELGIPVYDPDSRLMERAFGQVEGMTSEERETLWGIDWRLQDLGQEKDQEVQARALAFLTELGERYADKNVLVISHGGLLAQLYTALYQDMLTERIGNLSLTILEKSEHTWEARLYNCLKHLQENDQ, from the coding sequence ATGCTAGTTGGCTTAATACGTCATGGCCTGACAGATTGGAACGCGCTAGGGAAGATCCAGGGACAGAGCGACATACCGCTGAATGAGGAAGGAAGAAGACAGGCATCACTGCTTGCCAGAAGACTTAAGGATGAGCCATACAAATGGGATTTTGTCATTACAAGCGGCCTGTCCAGAGCTCAGGAGAGCGGGGAGATCATTGCTGCGGAACTTGGTATTCCGGTCTATGATCCAGACTCGCGTCTGATGGAGCGTGCTTTTGGTCAAGTTGAAGGGATGACTTCGGAGGAGAGAGAGACCCTATGGGGCATAGACTGGCGACTTCAGGATCTTGGTCAGGAGAAAGACCAGGAGGTTCAGGCAAGAGCGCTCGCCTTTCTGACAGAGCTTGGAGAGCGTTATGCTGACAAGAACGTGCTGGTTATCTCTCATGGCGGCCTGTTAGCCCAGCTCTATACCGCGCTTTATCAAGATATGTTGACGGAGAGAATCGGGAATCTCTCATTGACCATATTGGAGAAAAGTGAACATACCTGGGAAGCCAGGCTGTATAACTGCTTGAAGCATCTTCAAGAGAACGATCAATAA
- a CDS encoding gamma carbonic anhydrase family protein translates to MYISYMGKTPFVDPSVYVAEGARLAGDVRIGRDSSIWFNAVLRGDLAPIIIGERSNLQDGVIAHVNTGQPLIVADDVSVGHGAIIHGCTIGKGTLIGMGAICLNGAEIGEYALIGAGSLITENRKIPPYTLSLGSPAKVVRELTEEDLRRMALTTDSYVVKGREYRSS, encoded by the coding sequence ATGTACATTTCTTATATGGGGAAAACCCCTTTCGTGGATCCATCTGTTTATGTAGCTGAAGGTGCAAGACTGGCCGGAGACGTCCGGATTGGCAGGGATTCTAGTATATGGTTTAACGCGGTCCTAAGAGGGGATCTGGCTCCAATTATAATTGGAGAACGCAGCAATTTGCAGGATGGTGTCATAGCCCACGTGAATACGGGGCAGCCCCTTATCGTTGCCGATGACGTATCGGTCGGGCATGGTGCAATTATACATGGCTGTACGATAGGCAAAGGCACTTTAATTGGGATGGGGGCTATTTGTTTAAACGGAGCAGAGATCGGCGAATATGCTTTAATAGGAGCCGGCTCGCTAATAACGGAGAACCGTAAAATTCCACCCTATACTCTTTCCCTGGGTTCACCCGCTAAAGTGGTCCGCGAGCTAACGGAAGAGGATCTACGCCGGATGGCGCTGACTACAGACAGCTATGTGGTGAAAGGAAGAGAATATAGGAGCTCTTAA
- a CDS encoding IDEAL domain-containing protein — translation MDQMKVTYEVMLGLAAEMVWDEALKKYRAEQLHCEIDSALAKGDEEAFRLLTEELRTLEK, via the coding sequence ATGGATCAGATGAAAGTTACTTATGAGGTTATGCTGGGTCTGGCAGCAGAAATGGTGTGGGACGAGGCGTTGAAGAAATATCGGGCAGAGCAGCTTCACTGTGAAATCGATTCTGCTTTGGCAAAAGGGGATGAAGAGGCCTTCCGCCTTCTTACCGAAGAATTAAGGACCCTGGAAAAATAG
- a CDS encoding DUF2487 family protein, producing MKFSEIHPAEWGELKPYLDTCLLPVTGLTGGEQPFEVVYSLERLRDVMEWVEIPFKGRVVTYPAIQYGKEDIMGQINAVCANVKSAGFKYVIVVSAEIELDPEVIYESDLVVTPGRFESSAGQTPTAAVMEEIQRLWFSGQEA from the coding sequence ATGAAATTTAGCGAGATTCATCCCGCGGAATGGGGAGAACTGAAGCCCTATCTGGATACCTGCCTCTTGCCTGTTACCGGACTTACTGGCGGGGAACAACCTTTTGAAGTTGTATATTCACTTGAACGGCTAAGAGATGTAATGGAATGGGTAGAGATCCCTTTCAAAGGAAGAGTCGTAACTTATCCCGCTATTCAATACGGGAAGGAAGACATTATGGGACAAATTAATGCTGTGTGTGCTAATGTCAAGTCGGCTGGCTTCAAATACGTCATTGTAGTCTCAGCCGAGATAGAGCTGGACCCCGAGGTTATTTATGAAAGCGATTTAGTAGTTACTCCTGGCCGATTTGAGAGTTCTGCCGGGCAGACTCCAACAGCAGCCGTCATGGAGGAAATTCAGCGCTTATGGTTTAGCGGCCAAGAGGCCTAA
- a CDS encoding ubiquinol-cytochrome c reductase iron-sulfur subunit: MSNQHDHHESSHRPPNKRKEMSRRQFLTYTLGGATAYMAGGVVLPMLRFAVDPVLHKKTEGNYVKVVEVSKVTEEPQEFSFELQQQDGWYASTASLTAWIRKDESGKIYALSPICKHLGCTVGWNNNKAFPNEYHCPCHGAQYTKDGKNLSVAPKPLDEYQVKIDKDWVYLGDIVPNTRAK, translated from the coding sequence ATGAGCAATCAGCATGACCATCACGAATCATCGCACAGACCACCCAATAAGAGAAAAGAAATGTCCCGCAGACAATTTCTGACTTACACGCTGGGGGGAGCTACGGCCTACATGGCAGGTGGAGTAGTACTGCCGATGCTTCGCTTTGCTGTAGATCCGGTTCTGCACAAGAAGACGGAAGGTAACTATGTAAAGGTTGTGGAAGTAAGCAAGGTCACAGAGGAGCCGCAGGAGTTCTCTTTTGAACTGCAGCAGCAGGATGGATGGTATGCAAGCACAGCATCATTGACGGCTTGGATCCGCAAAGATGAAAGCGGAAAAATTTATGCGCTTTCACCCATCTGCAAACACTTGGGCTGCACGGTTGGCTGGAACAACAACAAAGCATTCCCGAATGAATACCATTGTCCATGTCACGGGGCACAGTATACGAAAGATGGGAAGAACCTTTCTGTTGCACCGAAGCCGCTTGATGAATACCAGGTTAAGATTGACAAAGATTGGGTGTACTTAGGCGATATCGTTCCTAATACTCGAGCTAAATAA
- the qcrB gene encoding menaquinol-cytochrome c reductase cytochrome b subunit, with translation MLKSVYNWVDERLDITPIWRDVADHEVPEHVNPAHHFSAFVYCFGGLTFFITVIQILSGMFLTMYYVPDIINAYASVEFLQTKVAFGQIVRGMHHWGASLVIVMMFLHTLRVFFTGSYKAPREMNWVVGMLIFFVMIGLGLTGYLLPWDNKSYFATKVTLEIANSVPVLGPIIKELLQGGTIVGAQTLTRFFAIHVFFLPAVLLILLVGHFIMIRRQGISGPL, from the coding sequence ATGTTGAAGAGTGTCTACAACTGGGTTGACGAACGTCTGGATATTACGCCGATTTGGAGAGATGTGGCTGACCACGAAGTACCTGAACACGTGAACCCGGCACATCACTTTTCCGCTTTTGTATACTGTTTCGGCGGCTTGACGTTCTTTATTACGGTGATCCAGATTCTGTCGGGAATGTTCCTGACTATGTACTATGTACCTGATATTATTAATGCTTATGCCAGCGTTGAATTCCTGCAGACTAAGGTGGCATTTGGACAGATTGTCCGCGGGATGCACCACTGGGGAGCAAGTCTGGTAATTGTAATGATGTTCTTACATACCTTGCGGGTATTCTTTACAGGCTCTTACAAGGCGCCTCGCGAGATGAACTGGGTTGTGGGAATGCTGATCTTCTTCGTTATGATCGGTCTTGGCCTTACAGGTTACCTGCTTCCATGGGATAACAAGTCTTACTTTGCAACCAAAGTTACACTGGAGATTGCGAACTCGGTTCCTGTACTTGGTCCAATCATCAAGGAACTGCTGCAGGGCGGTACGATCGTAGGTGCGCAGACGCTGACGCGATTCTTCGCTATTCATGTGTTCTTCCTTCCGGCCGTGTTGCTTATCCTTCTGGTAGGACATTTCATTATGATCCGCAGACAGGGGATTTCCGGACCGCTATAA
- a CDS encoding menaquinol-cytochrome c reductase cytochrome b/c subunit, whose protein sequence is MGHDGKSNEKIVFVGDSRVRKGNGFITPPDYTAYPGKSEAFIPNFLLKEWMVGVVVLVGFLVLTISEPAPLGFPANPTASVIPMPDWYFLFLYQYLKYPYASGDYIVLGTLGVPGVAFGGLLLAPFLDRGKERRFYRRPIASAIMLLSLVATVYLTNFAWTHYKHELEKTGMKPEEERRIEKALEAREKGLPAPSNAVKAEEVAIVDKDDPAMETFKKATCISCHAADLKGASGPSLRGVGDELDKAAILTIIKEGKNGPEGNMPAMYGTAKSAGLSDQDIDHLAEWLSKQKAEAK, encoded by the coding sequence ATGGGTCACGATGGCAAATCGAACGAAAAGATCGTGTTTGTCGGCGATTCGAGGGTACGCAAAGGGAATGGATTTATTACTCCGCCCGACTATACAGCTTACCCGGGGAAGTCCGAAGCATTTATACCTAACTTCCTATTAAAAGAATGGATGGTTGGCGTTGTGGTCCTTGTAGGCTTCCTGGTACTTACCATTTCAGAGCCTGCGCCACTTGGTTTCCCGGCTAACCCAACGGCTTCGGTCATCCCGATGCCAGACTGGTATTTCTTATTCTTGTATCAATATCTGAAGTATCCATATGCTTCAGGTGATTATATCGTTCTGGGTACACTTGGTGTGCCTGGCGTAGCCTTCGGTGGCTTGCTGCTGGCTCCCTTCCTGGACCGTGGCAAAGAACGCCGTTTCTACCGCAGACCGATCGCTTCCGCAATCATGCTCTTGTCCTTGGTCGCAACTGTCTATCTGACGAACTTTGCGTGGACGCATTACAAGCATGAGCTCGAGAAGACTGGCATGAAGCCGGAGGAAGAGCGCCGGATTGAGAAGGCTCTCGAAGCTCGGGAGAAAGGGCTTCCGGCACCATCCAACGCAGTTAAGGCCGAAGAGGTTGCAATTGTGGATAAGGATGATCCGGCAATGGAGACCTTCAAGAAAGCAACTTGTATCTCCTGTCATGCAGCCGATTTGAAAGGGGCTAGCGGTCCTTCGCTTCGGGGTGTTGGGGATGAGCTTGACAAGGCCGCAATTCTTACCATCATCAAAGAAGGTAAAAATGGTCCTGAAGGCAACATGCCTGCCATGTATGGCACAGCCAAGAGCGCGGGGCTCAGCGACCAGGATATCGATCATCTGGCCGAATGGCTCTCGAAGCAGAAGGCTGAAGCCAAATAA
- a CDS encoding DUF1405 domain-containing protein has product MNISYWLSREFLTSRGFLLLLFIFNLLGTIYGYYWYGHQIDYTVTHNPLWQVIFVPDSPTASLFFTLSLCFLLWSEPLKKFGAIRVLIESLAVVTSVKYGVWAVSIIFAGAYQGNMIGWQDWMLVASHTAMAIEALLFVRFYKFGAIGLLGAGLWTLLNDMVDYTYGVFPWLPVQLMDDLVSVRNFTVILTLLSILAGWLALRQRDRSMLP; this is encoded by the coding sequence GTGAATATTTCATATTGGTTGAGCCGGGAGTTCCTGACCAGCCGAGGCTTTCTGTTGCTTTTGTTTATTTTCAATCTGCTTGGCACGATTTATGGCTACTACTGGTATGGTCATCAAATTGACTATACTGTGACGCATAACCCGCTCTGGCAGGTGATTTTTGTTCCGGACAGCCCGACGGCAAGCCTGTTCTTCACCTTGTCTCTATGTTTCCTGCTGTGGTCTGAACCGCTCAAGAAATTCGGCGCGATTCGGGTTCTTATCGAGTCCCTTGCTGTAGTCACCAGTGTGAAGTACGGTGTTTGGGCAGTAAGTATCATTTTTGCGGGGGCCTATCAAGGGAACATGATTGGGTGGCAGGACTGGATGCTGGTTGCGTCACACACAGCTATGGCCATTGAGGCACTGCTCTTTGTCAGGTTCTATAAATTTGGAGCAATAGGACTTCTTGGTGCGGGGCTATGGACTCTGCTGAACGACATGGTAGATTATACATATGGTGTATTCCCATGGCTGCCCGTGCAGTTGATGGACGATCTGGTCAGCGTGCGCAACTTCACAGTGATTCTGACTCTGCTCAGTATCCTGGCCGGCTGGCTTGCCCTTAGACAGCGCGACCGCTCTATGCTTCCTTAA
- a CDS encoding sporulation protein YpjB yields METIRHSCLSLLIGLIIVAVVVVLPSGKASAHHDAAHNAKMKELDSASEALYRYMQDGNGAKAQLEMDTIVKVVQTLSFQGLTSVEGIHALSETIMDTREALARSQSQPEEWRMTSSRLRLAIDSLLHKEQTLWIQYYKLFTDDLRQLSEARTGADAVRVKQAFNQLKEHYETIRPAAVIQREPSLITRADSWMSYMENLCGGKTVDPQALGGALSGGTDVIHDLFGKKRTEPTMLPLTGTSNPWQWGLLIGGWIIVALTYTGIRNYNAYQEVRPAAGNKGRSGWRL; encoded by the coding sequence GTGGAGACAATTCGGCACAGCTGTCTGTCCTTGCTCATTGGACTGATTATTGTGGCTGTCGTTGTTGTCCTGCCGTCTGGCAAAGCTTCGGCTCATCATGATGCCGCACATAACGCGAAGATGAAAGAGCTTGATAGCGCTTCTGAGGCTCTGTACCGATATATGCAGGATGGCAATGGAGCGAAAGCCCAGCTTGAAATGGATACCATCGTCAAGGTCGTACAGACGCTTTCTTTCCAGGGTCTGACCTCAGTAGAAGGGATCCATGCGCTTTCTGAGACGATTATGGACACGCGTGAGGCGCTTGCCCGAAGTCAGTCCCAGCCTGAGGAATGGAGAATGACTTCATCCAGGCTCCGGCTGGCGATTGACAGTCTGCTGCACAAGGAGCAGACGTTGTGGATCCAGTATTACAAGCTGTTCACGGATGATCTTAGACAACTGTCTGAAGCCAGGACAGGAGCGGATGCAGTCAGGGTGAAGCAAGCTTTTAACCAGCTCAAAGAGCATTATGAGACCATCCGGCCAGCTGCCGTCATACAGCGGGAACCTTCCTTAATCACCCGGGCGGACTCATGGATGTCTTATATGGAGAATCTGTGCGGAGGGAAGACGGTAGATCCCCAGGCGCTCGGTGGGGCGCTAAGCGGTGGAACTGATGTAATTCATGATCTGTTCGGCAAGAAGCGGACTGAACCAACGATGCTGCCATTAACGGGAACTTCAAATCCATGGCAATGGGGTCTGCTTATCGGAGGCTGGATTATTGTAGCCTTAACTTATACCGGCATCCGGAATTACAATGCTTACCAGGAAGTAAGGCCAGCTGCTGGGAATAAAGGAAGATCGGGCTGGCGTCTATAG